One window from the genome of Bradyrhizobium sp. 4 encodes:
- a CDS encoding LysR family transcriptional regulator, which produces MDWERVRIFLEVARAGQILKASKSLRLNHATVARQLTALESSLNAKLLERHTTGCALTAAGEALVAAAERAESEFLKVGSSIGGAAEALTGTVRVGAPDGLGNYFLADRLGALAAKHPGLVIQLVPLPRTFSLSRREADVAITLDRPKQGKLILSKLTDYTLSVYAADAYLAREGPIKTQADLAGRLFVTQVEDFVYSRALDYASVLGRLMSRRYECGSVVAQMEAVRGGHGVGILHDYVAQRYPELQRLLPDIRFVRNYWLTSHPDTHETRRVAEVHRFIVASVKAARSSFEAA; this is translated from the coding sequence ATGGATTGGGAGCGCGTTCGGATATTCCTAGAAGTGGCGCGTGCCGGCCAGATTCTGAAGGCCTCGAAAAGCCTACGGCTGAACCATGCAACGGTCGCCCGGCAACTGACCGCGCTGGAGAGTAGCTTGAATGCCAAACTGCTCGAACGACACACTACAGGGTGCGCGCTGACGGCGGCGGGCGAGGCGCTTGTCGCCGCTGCCGAGCGCGCAGAGAGCGAATTCCTCAAAGTGGGATCGAGCATTGGAGGCGCCGCCGAGGCCCTCACCGGAACCGTGCGCGTAGGGGCACCGGACGGGCTTGGCAACTACTTCCTGGCCGATCGGCTGGGCGCGCTGGCCGCGAAGCACCCGGGCCTTGTCATTCAACTCGTGCCGCTTCCGCGCACATTCTCCCTGTCAAGGCGCGAGGCCGACGTTGCGATCACGCTGGACCGGCCCAAGCAGGGTAAGCTGATCCTGTCCAAACTCACCGACTACACGCTCAGTGTCTATGCTGCTGATGCTTATCTCGCGCGCGAGGGTCCCATCAAGACGCAGGCCGATCTTGCCGGCCGCCTGTTCGTCACCCAGGTCGAGGATTTCGTCTACAGCAGGGCATTGGACTATGCCTCAGTGCTCGGCCGGCTCATGTCGCGACGCTATGAATGCGGTAGCGTCGTTGCGCAGATGGAGGCCGTTCGTGGTGGACACGGCGTCGGAATCCTTCATGATTACGTGGCCCAGCGCTATCCCGAATTGCAGCGTCTGCTTCCCGACATTCGTTTCGTGCGGAATTACTGGCTGACGTCGCATCCCGATACGCACGAAACGCGGCGGGTTGCAGAAGTGCATCGCTTTATCGTGGCATCAGTCAAGGCGGCGAGGTCGTCTTTCGAGGCTGCTTGA
- a CDS encoding LysR family transcriptional regulator, protein MDSTDLNFFSAVATAGGIGRAAHNLHTVQSNVTQRIRALENQLGVRLFDRSKKGVTLTSMGNRLLPYAKRISDLLAEAHCAVKDEAWPGGELRIGSMETTAALRLPPLLTHYGIAYPDVDVQIETGPTAALVDCVLSRKLDGAFVSAPVTHGELTCTPIVEEELVLITPPMVTSPQHLGKFLASGSGRKVIVFRAGCSYRQRLSEYLAHRGFVDLRWMEMGTLDGIIGCVAASVGLSLVPRVVADSAERQGLIRLHSLPNGTGRATTVFVHRKDAFVSSALRAFMECAGSGTNQTAPPEQPAVALKQPRKTTSPP, encoded by the coding sequence ATGGACAGCACGGATCTGAATTTCTTTTCCGCGGTCGCCACGGCCGGCGGAATCGGCCGCGCCGCCCACAATCTCCACACTGTGCAATCGAACGTGACCCAGCGAATTCGAGCGCTGGAGAACCAGCTCGGTGTCCGACTTTTTGATCGGTCCAAGAAAGGCGTTACGCTCACCTCCATGGGCAACAGGCTGCTTCCTTACGCCAAGCGCATCAGCGATCTGTTGGCCGAGGCGCATTGCGCAGTGAAGGACGAGGCGTGGCCGGGCGGGGAGCTGCGCATTGGATCAATGGAGACGACGGCGGCGTTGCGCCTACCACCGTTGCTCACCCATTACGGCATCGCTTATCCCGATGTTGACGTCCAGATCGAGACAGGCCCGACCGCAGCGCTGGTCGACTGCGTATTGTCTCGGAAGCTTGACGGAGCTTTTGTCTCTGCACCGGTCACGCACGGTGAACTGACCTGCACACCGATCGTGGAGGAGGAGCTGGTGCTGATCACGCCGCCGATGGTGACGTCCCCCCAACACCTCGGCAAATTCCTGGCTTCGGGAAGCGGCCGGAAGGTGATCGTGTTTCGTGCCGGTTGCTCCTATCGACAGCGTCTGTCCGAATATCTTGCGCATCGTGGTTTCGTCGACCTGCGCTGGATGGAAATGGGAACGCTCGACGGAATCATCGGTTGTGTGGCGGCTTCGGTCGGGCTGTCATTGGTGCCGCGCGTCGTCGCTGATTCTGCCGAACGACAGGGCTTGATCCGCCTGCATTCGCTGCCGAACGGGACCGGCAGGGCCACCACGGTTTTCGTTCACCGCAAGGACGCATTCGTGTCCTCCGCCCTGCGGGCGTTCATGGAATGCGCCGGATCGGGAACGAACCAAACAGCCCCGCCCGAGCAACCGGCAGTGGCGCTCAAGCAGCCTCGAAAGACGACCTCGCCGCCTTGA
- a CDS encoding nitronate monooxygenase has translation MAIKTRLTEFFGLEHPIVLAPMDPASGGELASAVSAAGALGLLGGGYANRAWFEEQSAKVSRPDVGCGFITWALANDPGLLDLALERHKKAIMLSFSDPAPYAPKVKQAGIPLICQAHTLEHAQRAIDVGADVIIAQGTEAGGHGLTARSTMPFVPAVADMIAQRAPRVLLLAAGGIADGRGLAAALMLGADGALIGSRFWATQESVIHRNAKEKVLAATGDETIRTRVYDVVRKKAWPSEYTGRLMKNGFIERWHGREDELRTLQEAELQRVEKAWVSGDYDTANVTVGEAIGLINDIPTAGELVKRISAEASACLARYAPTRNSIAA, from the coding sequence ATGGCTATCAAGACGAGACTGACCGAATTTTTTGGGCTCGAGCACCCGATCGTGCTGGCGCCGATGGATCCGGCCTCCGGCGGCGAGCTGGCCTCCGCGGTTTCCGCGGCAGGTGCTCTCGGCCTTCTCGGCGGCGGCTATGCCAACCGCGCCTGGTTCGAAGAACAGTCCGCAAAGGTGAGCCGGCCGGACGTCGGCTGTGGATTCATCACCTGGGCGCTGGCGAACGATCCGGGTCTGCTCGATCTCGCTCTGGAGCGGCACAAGAAAGCGATCATGCTGTCGTTCTCGGATCCTGCGCCATATGCCCCGAAAGTGAAGCAGGCCGGCATCCCCCTGATCTGTCAGGCGCATACGCTCGAGCATGCCCAGCGGGCGATCGACGTCGGCGCGGACGTTATCATCGCACAGGGTACGGAGGCCGGCGGCCACGGACTCACGGCGCGCTCGACGATGCCGTTCGTTCCTGCAGTCGCCGATATGATCGCGCAACGAGCGCCGCGCGTTCTCCTTCTTGCCGCCGGAGGCATTGCTGACGGGCGCGGTCTCGCCGCCGCGCTAATGCTAGGTGCCGACGGTGCTTTGATCGGATCGCGGTTTTGGGCCACGCAAGAATCGGTCATTCATCGCAACGCCAAGGAAAAGGTGCTGGCAGCCACCGGCGATGAAACGATCCGGACACGTGTCTACGACGTTGTCCGCAAAAAGGCTTGGCCCTCTGAGTACACTGGACGCCTGATGAAGAACGGCTTCATCGAAAGGTGGCATGGCCGGGAAGACGAGCTGCGCACACTGCAAGAAGCCGAGCTGCAGCGCGTCGAGAAGGCGTGGGTCTCCGGCGACTACGATACGGCCAATGTCACGGTCGGAGAAGCAATCGGTCTCATCAACGACATTCCAACCGCCGGTGAGCTGGTGAAGCGAATTTCGGCAGAAGCAAGCGCATGTCTTGCGCGCTATGCGCCGACGCGAAATTCTATCGCGGCCTAA
- a CDS encoding MFS transporter, with protein MMSESKADAPNLSIWTVVLASSAGTVIEWYDFYLYGSLAVFFSTLFYPANDPTAAVLISVATFATGFVIRPFGAILFGSLGDRLGRKHTFLLTLILMGISTTAVGLLPTYETIGFAAPVALVLLRLVQGLAIGGEYGGAAIYVAEHAPVNRRGFFTSFIQTTATLGFFVAILVVLACRLSLGEEGFRAWGWRIPFLLSALLVVFSVYLRLKLSESPVFEQMRQAGKVSRAPVRESFGTRQGLGYALYALFGATAGLGCVWYTGQFYALYFLQSVLKVDFLTANVCVAVALALGTPLIVVSGALSDRIGRRPLIVTGLLLAAALYVPIYMGIASATAAHNYVVVTALILAQLIFVALVYGPNAAFLVELFPARLRYTSLSLPYHIGTGIFGGFVPLISLSLVSYTGNIYAGLIYPIAIALMTAAVNVLCLPKTVAVDLSSEFGNTPAASRQIA; from the coding sequence ATGATGAGCGAATCTAAAGCGGACGCCCCGAACCTGAGCATCTGGACGGTGGTGCTTGCCTCAAGTGCAGGCACGGTTATCGAATGGTATGACTTCTATCTCTATGGAAGCCTTGCCGTGTTCTTTTCGACCCTTTTTTACCCCGCCAATGATCCCACCGCCGCCGTCTTGATCAGTGTTGCGACCTTTGCGACCGGATTCGTCATCCGGCCGTTCGGTGCCATCCTGTTCGGCAGTCTTGGCGACCGATTGGGACGCAAGCACACGTTTCTGCTGACACTTATCTTAATGGGGATTTCGACCACCGCGGTCGGCCTTTTGCCGACATATGAAACTATCGGCTTTGCTGCACCTGTCGCGTTGGTCTTGCTCCGTTTGGTACAGGGCTTGGCCATCGGGGGCGAGTACGGTGGCGCTGCCATCTATGTGGCTGAGCATGCACCGGTAAACCGTCGAGGCTTCTTCACCAGTTTTATCCAGACCACAGCCACCTTGGGCTTCTTCGTTGCAATTCTGGTCGTGCTGGCGTGTCGGCTATCGCTCGGGGAGGAAGGTTTCCGTGCTTGGGGCTGGCGTATCCCGTTCTTGCTGTCTGCACTTCTCGTCGTGTTTTCGGTCTATCTTCGTCTGAAGCTGAGCGAATCGCCCGTTTTCGAGCAGATGCGCCAGGCCGGCAAGGTCTCGCGCGCGCCGGTTCGCGAAAGTTTTGGCACGAGACAAGGGTTGGGTTATGCGCTCTATGCTCTCTTCGGCGCGACGGCGGGTCTGGGATGCGTGTGGTACACCGGACAATTCTATGCGCTGTATTTCCTGCAGAGCGTTCTCAAGGTGGACTTCCTGACGGCAAATGTCTGCGTCGCCGTTGCTCTAGCCCTTGGCACGCCCCTGATCGTCGTGAGCGGAGCCCTGTCAGACCGCATCGGACGCCGCCCGCTGATTGTCACCGGCCTGCTGCTCGCCGCCGCGCTCTACGTCCCCATCTACATGGGGATTGCAAGCGCCACGGCTGCGCACAATTACGTGGTCGTCACCGCGCTAATCCTGGCGCAACTCATCTTCGTAGCGCTGGTCTACGGGCCGAATGCCGCATTTCTCGTCGAGCTCTTTCCGGCGCGGCTGCGATATACTTCGCTGTCGCTTCCCTATCACATCGGCACCGGGATATTCGGCGGCTTCGTTCCGCTGATCAGCCTCTCGCTCGTCAGTTACACCGGCAACATCTACGCCGGCCTGATCTATCCCATCGCGATCGCACTGATGACCGCGGCGGTTAATGTCCTCTGCCTGCCTAAGACTGTCGCAGTCGACCTTTCCAGTGAATTCGGCAACACACCGGCAGCCAGCCGCCAGATCGCATGA
- a CDS encoding branched-chain amino acid ABC transporter substrate-binding protein, producing MKLINKLLLLTCGALVAVATGTVPVLAKETVKLAFIGPLSGGNSAPGIGGRNSTQLAVQLRNADPSAKYIFELVTLDDECKPNIGIQVATKAASDRSIIAGVTHYCSAVGIATVDTYARFGLPVVVWGAILPEITYGNDYHEIHRVNGTMINEGKLAAEFLTKQGFLKYVVVHDTTDYGKGQNKYFSEYLKLAGGEIVATFPVSPDQQDFTAELTKIKELKPDLIMVGGLTPLGVRLRAQMDRVGVTAQLAGVSGIMNAGFLEGAGAAAEGTISFHNGAPITKYEQGQAFLDAYAKAGFREDPDAYGPFAYSAATLIMDAIEKVGPDRAKVKDLLNTTKAYKSLVGEINFDDHRQNILRANVYVAQDGKWVYWPDSEYAASKRKLRLN from the coding sequence ATGAAGCTGATAAACAAATTGTTGCTGCTGACATGCGGCGCGCTGGTCGCGGTGGCGACCGGAACAGTTCCGGTCTTGGCCAAGGAGACCGTAAAGCTTGCGTTTATTGGACCATTGTCGGGCGGGAATTCAGCTCCCGGTATCGGGGGCCGCAATTCCACGCAGTTGGCCGTGCAATTGAGAAACGCCGACCCATCGGCAAAGTACATTTTCGAGCTCGTCACCTTGGACGACGAATGCAAGCCGAATATCGGCATCCAGGTCGCAACCAAGGCCGCATCGGATCGTAGCATCATCGCCGGTGTGACCCACTATTGCTCTGCCGTAGGCATCGCGACGGTTGATACCTATGCCCGGTTCGGATTGCCGGTCGTGGTGTGGGGCGCCATCCTGCCCGAGATCACCTATGGCAACGACTACCACGAAATTCATCGCGTCAACGGGACGATGATCAATGAAGGCAAGCTCGCAGCGGAGTTCCTCACCAAGCAGGGTTTCCTGAAATATGTTGTCGTTCACGACACCACCGACTACGGCAAGGGACAGAACAAATATTTCAGCGAATATCTCAAATTGGCCGGCGGCGAGATCGTCGCGACTTTTCCGGTCAGCCCGGATCAGCAGGACTTCACGGCTGAGCTCACCAAGATCAAGGAGCTGAAGCCAGATCTGATCATGGTGGGCGGCCTGACGCCGCTAGGCGTCCGATTGCGGGCTCAAATGGATCGGGTCGGTGTCACCGCTCAGCTTGCGGGCGTCTCTGGCATCATGAACGCAGGCTTCCTGGAAGGCGCAGGTGCCGCGGCGGAAGGAACGATTTCCTTCCACAACGGTGCTCCCATCACCAAATATGAGCAGGGTCAAGCGTTTCTCGACGCATACGCCAAGGCGGGCTTTCGCGAAGACCCGGACGCCTATGGCCCCTTCGCCTACTCCGCCGCTACTCTGATCATGGATGCGATCGAGAAGGTTGGCCCCGACCGCGCCAAGGTCAAGGACCTGCTCAATACGACCAAGGCATACAAGTCGCTGGTCGGCGAGATCAATTTCGACGACCACAGGCAGAACATTCTGAGGGCCAACGTCTATGTCGCCCAGGATGGTAAATGGGTCTATTGGCCGGATAGCGAATATGCCGCCAGCAAACGAAAACTCCGCCTCAATTGA
- a CDS encoding branched-chain amino acid ABC transporter permease, which yields MDIGIVAQQLFNGLMLGVIYSMIAVGFSLFFGVLDVIKFSHGDVVTLGSFSALGAAGVSGALFALPPALALLTGLAAAVGAGALAGIVIGRILVIPLRGAPSINVLLATLMAGTVLREAIRLGVPNGGNPKPFPALLPSGMINAGSFSVGIDSVIIVCAGLLLVVGTHLFVTRTRFGLSIRAVAQDDEVARLAGIDQQRVVLGTFALGSGLAAFAGCMLGLYYREISFNMGVLLGIIGFASAVVGGLGSLIGPIIGGFLFAGVQTLVVVAMPISSAYRDVVAFAVIIILIALFPTGIIAEQRSERV from the coding sequence ATGGACATCGGGATCGTAGCGCAGCAGCTGTTCAACGGCCTCATGCTGGGGGTGATCTACTCAATGATCGCCGTTGGATTTTCGCTTTTCTTCGGGGTGCTCGACGTCATCAAGTTCTCGCATGGTGACGTCGTGACGCTCGGAAGTTTTTCAGCCTTGGGAGCCGCCGGCGTTTCGGGAGCTCTCTTTGCGCTGCCCCCTGCGCTGGCCTTGCTCACCGGTTTGGCGGCTGCGGTCGGCGCCGGGGCGCTCGCGGGCATCGTGATCGGGAGGATTCTTGTGATCCCCTTGCGCGGCGCCCCCAGCATCAATGTGCTGCTCGCGACCTTAATGGCCGGCACCGTGCTACGCGAGGCCATCCGGCTTGGCGTGCCCAACGGCGGCAACCCGAAGCCGTTTCCGGCTCTGTTGCCGAGTGGCATGATCAATGCCGGTTCCTTCAGTGTGGGTATCGATAGTGTGATCATCGTATGTGCCGGACTGCTGTTGGTGGTGGGAACGCATCTGTTCGTGACCCGCACCCGGTTCGGGCTCTCGATCCGCGCCGTGGCCCAGGATGACGAGGTTGCACGCCTTGCAGGCATCGACCAGCAGCGCGTGGTGCTGGGGACCTTCGCATTGGGATCGGGGCTCGCCGCTTTTGCCGGCTGCATGCTCGGGCTGTATTACCGCGAGATCAGCTTCAACATGGGCGTTCTGCTCGGCATCATCGGATTCGCCTCGGCTGTGGTGGGCGGACTTGGAAGCCTGATCGGGCCGATCATCGGGGGATTTCTATTCGCCGGCGTGCAGACGCTGGTTGTGGTGGCGATGCCGATCTCGAGCGCTTATCGCGATGTGGTGGCCTTTGCCGTCATCATCATCCTGATTGCGTTGTTCCCGACAGGAATCATTGCAGAACAGCGCAGCGAACGGGTGTGA
- a CDS encoding branched-chain amino acid ABC transporter permease has protein sequence MQNSAANGCDMSSLSSPAPSLSVPGIRRHPRALVAAVVALLFSGGGVMMHAESQPVVLALLAAFVLAFGVSDRTQIGREIAATCGDYRGVANGMALLCALILIVLFHADHYALLMLSTVAIFSTACIALNLQLAFAGIANFAGAAFFVVGSYTAALVTAYTTVPRTFAPLIGAIVTGAIGLVLLLPVLRTRGHYAALVTIAFGVLLRTWLEVNDVLGGPQGLKIGSFSIMGLDFARLKQIGPWSVSFYLPYATLSVCMFGLVFILVRRLENSWVGIALDVVRSDETAAAVFGLSIRLWKVVGFVLGNAIIGMAGALYGMMNGFVTPNGASLGDSLLMLSIVVLGGIGNLWGSVVAALIILEVPEKLQSIQEFRLLLFALLVLVILLFRPGGILPRPVRDLSRFIDGAPK, from the coding sequence TTGCAGAACAGCGCAGCGAACGGGTGTGACATGAGCAGCCTTTCAAGCCCGGCTCCCTCGCTCTCCGTCCCGGGGATTCGTCGTCATCCGCGCGCCCTCGTCGCAGCCGTGGTGGCGCTCCTGTTTTCCGGCGGCGGCGTGATGATGCACGCCGAATCCCAGCCCGTCGTTCTCGCCTTGCTCGCAGCCTTCGTTCTGGCGTTTGGAGTGTCGGATCGAACGCAGATCGGCCGGGAGATTGCCGCCACCTGCGGCGACTACCGAGGCGTTGCCAATGGCATGGCATTGCTGTGTGCGTTGATCCTGATTGTCCTGTTTCACGCCGATCACTACGCGCTTCTCATGTTGTCAACGGTAGCAATCTTCTCCACTGCCTGCATCGCTCTCAACTTGCAGCTAGCATTCGCCGGCATCGCCAACTTCGCAGGCGCGGCCTTCTTCGTCGTGGGATCATATACGGCCGCCCTAGTGACTGCATACACCACCGTTCCGCGCACATTTGCGCCGTTGATCGGCGCGATTGTGACGGGTGCAATCGGCCTCGTGCTGTTGCTGCCGGTGCTGCGAACGCGCGGGCACTATGCCGCGCTCGTGACGATCGCATTCGGCGTGCTGCTGCGGACCTGGCTCGAAGTCAACGACGTCCTCGGCGGGCCCCAGGGGCTGAAGATCGGAAGCTTCTCGATCATGGGGCTCGATTTCGCCCGGCTCAAACAGATTGGTCCATGGAGCGTGTCGTTCTATCTGCCCTATGCAACGCTCTCGGTCTGCATGTTCGGCCTCGTGTTCATCCTCGTCCGTCGTCTGGAAAACTCGTGGGTCGGCATCGCCCTGGACGTTGTCCGCAGCGATGAGACCGCCGCGGCGGTGTTCGGCCTGTCGATCCGGCTGTGGAAGGTCGTCGGCTTTGTCCTCGGCAACGCCATCATCGGCATGGCTGGAGCGCTCTACGGGATGATGAACGGGTTCGTGACACCCAACGGCGCGAGCCTCGGGGACTCCCTGCTGATGCTCTCAATCGTGGTGCTGGGCGGAATCGGCAATTTGTGGGGCTCCGTCGTAGCCGCCCTGATCATCCTGGAAGTGCCGGAAAAACTGCAGTCGATCCAGGAATTCCGCCTGTTGCTGTTCGCCTTGCTCGTGCTCGTCATCTTGCTGTTCCGCCCGGGCGGCATCCTGCCACGTCCGGTGAGGGACCTGTCCCGCTTCATCGACGGAGCGCCAAAATGA
- a CDS encoding ABC transporter ATP-binding protein, with the protein MSSTLLHCSGLTKTFGGLVALDRFDVEIGRGETIGLVGPNGSGKTTFFNVITGLYDPNAGTIRLDGRDLFGCAPQMIGRAGVARTFQRSRLMLDQSVFDNIAVGALCHCDLGLLTNLFRRARWGRELRETVNRAREIASRFNAAIADRLFQPVSSFPMIDRRRIEICRALIGRPRLLLLDEPSAGMTPDETRELMDDLLAFRSEMPELAVVLVEHEMDVIRRVSDRCIVLNFGRKVFEGSFDGLIADPEVQAAYLGIGQ; encoded by the coding sequence ATGAGTAGCACTCTGCTGCATTGTTCCGGTCTCACCAAGACATTCGGCGGGCTGGTCGCGCTCGACCGTTTCGACGTCGAAATCGGCCGCGGCGAGACGATCGGGCTGGTCGGGCCCAACGGATCGGGCAAGACGACATTCTTCAACGTCATCACGGGACTTTACGACCCGAACGCGGGAACGATCCGGCTCGATGGCCGCGACCTCTTTGGCTGTGCGCCCCAGATGATCGGTCGTGCCGGTGTCGCGCGAACCTTTCAGCGATCGAGGCTGATGCTCGATCAGAGCGTGTTCGACAATATTGCGGTCGGAGCCCTCTGCCATTGCGATCTCGGTCTCCTTACAAATCTGTTTCGGCGCGCGCGGTGGGGCAGAGAGCTGCGGGAGACGGTCAATCGCGCACGCGAGATTGCGTCCCGCTTCAACGCCGCGATTGCCGACCGGCTGTTCCAGCCTGTGAGCTCTTTCCCGATGATCGATCGTCGGCGGATCGAGATCTGCCGGGCGCTAATCGGCAGGCCGCGCCTGCTGTTGCTGGATGAGCCCTCCGCCGGTATGACCCCGGATGAGACGCGCGAACTCATGGACGATCTCCTCGCATTCAGGTCCGAGATGCCGGAACTCGCCGTGGTCCTGGTGGAGCACGAAATGGACGTTATCCGGCGTGTCTCCGATCGCTGCATCGTGCTCAATTTCGGCCGAAAAGTCTTCGAAGGCAGTTTTGACGGGTTGATAGCCGACCCCGAAGTGCAGGCAGCTTATCTCGGGATAGGGCAATGA
- a CDS encoding ABC transporter ATP-binding protein encodes MISVRRTAARTLSANAINAGYDRADVLKNVTIEVRPGTVTAILGANGAGKSTLIRAILGLTRIRKGEVRFGHVATTNMPTHKIAALGIATVPEGNRVMPRMSVLDNLKVGGLIMRDDRRVATRMEEMFEVFPRLKERRSQLAGTLSGGERSMLSIARGLMADPELVIFDEPSLGLSPLFVSEVFGIVRQLKTAGLSVLLIEQNVRQTLDVADYGYVLAQGLVVAKGSAELLKENSELHKAYFGIH; translated from the coding sequence ATGATCAGCGTGCGACGAACCGCGGCGCGGACGTTGTCGGCCAATGCGATCAACGCCGGCTACGATCGCGCTGACGTTCTGAAGAACGTGACCATCGAGGTCAGGCCCGGTACGGTAACGGCCATCCTGGGGGCCAACGGCGCCGGCAAAAGCACATTGATCCGGGCCATCCTCGGGTTGACCCGGATCCGGAAAGGCGAGGTTCGCTTTGGGCACGTAGCGACTACAAACATGCCTACCCACAAGATCGCGGCCCTCGGGATCGCGACGGTCCCAGAAGGCAATCGCGTGATGCCGCGCATGAGCGTCCTTGATAACCTCAAGGTGGGCGGATTGATCATGCGTGACGACAGGCGCGTTGCGACCCGGATGGAGGAGATGTTCGAGGTGTTCCCGCGTCTGAAGGAGCGGCGAAGCCAGCTCGCGGGAACACTGTCCGGCGGTGAGCGGTCGATGCTCTCCATCGCGCGAGGGCTGATGGCCGATCCGGAACTCGTGATCTTCGACGAGCCCTCGCTCGGACTGTCGCCGTTATTTGTCTCGGAGGTTTTCGGAATAGTCCGACAACTGAAGACAGCCGGACTTTCGGTTCTGCTGATCGAGCAGAACGTGCGTCAAACGCTCGACGTGGCCGATTACGGCTACGTGCTGGCACAAGGACTCGTTGTCGCCAAAGGAAGCGCTGAACTCTTGAAAGAGAACTCCGAGCTTCACAAGGCATATTTTGGAATCCACTAG
- a CDS encoding phenylacetaldoxime dehydratase family protein, protein MNFQVLERINPLRKPKGFEPVVQRWSVGFPRKCDALCVAFHGIQGPNAEAVYKSGFIRWMSEAVSLPNGPHVHDHAWFVDHNGLYTHVVASYWVDRTRRDDWLEDSRVANWWNDSARCSEATGYFRESLTVPIERLETLYWNDYPAGMSRSNEVALYPTPYCGYYGAMRDRIPLAAVDPLPSALPELPSATPRETRSNRWRIATPRNLTVIRSAAFWGRCDADQTEDYMRDLRAPLERGMDFLRESPEATGCCSLRFQQTCDVGGAPELETHALGYFLSLGHMENWAEHHPSHGAIFRAAMARYRKFGAKNQLRTWHEVFVLPENNQLFEYVNCAPGTGLLNYFEGERRS, encoded by the coding sequence ATGAATTTTCAGGTGTTGGAGCGGATCAATCCGCTGCGTAAGCCGAAAGGTTTCGAGCCGGTGGTCCAGCGTTGGTCCGTCGGTTTCCCACGCAAATGCGACGCCTTGTGTGTTGCATTTCACGGCATCCAGGGACCGAACGCGGAAGCCGTCTACAAGTCCGGCTTCATACGGTGGATGTCCGAAGCCGTCAGCCTGCCGAACGGCCCGCACGTGCACGATCATGCGTGGTTCGTCGATCACAACGGCCTCTATACGCATGTGGTTGCGAGCTATTGGGTTGACCGGACCCGTCGTGATGATTGGCTCGAAGATAGTCGCGTGGCAAATTGGTGGAACGATTCGGCGAGGTGTTCGGAGGCAACGGGCTACTTCCGTGAGAGCTTGACCGTTCCGATCGAGCGCCTTGAGACGCTGTATTGGAACGATTATCCAGCCGGAATGAGTCGCTCTAACGAAGTGGCGCTCTATCCGACACCGTATTGCGGCTACTACGGCGCGATGCGCGACCGGATCCCACTCGCCGCGGTCGATCCCTTGCCGTCGGCGCTGCCTGAGCTCCCATCGGCGACGCCGCGCGAGACCAGGTCCAATCGGTGGCGGATCGCTACGCCCCGGAACCTCACCGTCATTCGATCGGCGGCCTTTTGGGGGCGCTGCGATGCCGACCAAACCGAAGATTACATGCGCGACCTGCGAGCTCCCCTCGAACGCGGAATGGACTTCTTGCGCGAAAGTCCTGAGGCAACGGGTTGCTGCTCGCTGCGGTTTCAGCAAACATGCGATGTCGGCGGGGCACCCGAGCTCGAGACTCATGCGCTCGGATATTTTCTCTCGCTCGGCCACATGGAGAACTGGGCTGAGCATCATCCGTCGCACGGGGCGATCTTCCGCGCCGCAATGGCCCGTTACCGCAAGTTCGGCGCGAAGAACCAGCTCAGAACCTGGCATGAAGTCTTCGTGCTGCCGGAGAACAACCAGCTTTTCGAGTATGTCAACTGCGCACCAGGCACGGGCCTATTGAACTACTTCGAAGGCGAGCGGCGGTCCTAG